Within Antennarius striatus isolate MH-2024 chromosome 22, ASM4005453v1, whole genome shotgun sequence, the genomic segment gactggcctctctgactttatctccaaaacctttaacatgtgcaaGAGTGTACATATCTACAGGAGTgtagacagagaaagaggttagctaagaagaagtgggacacagaggactgaggacagtagacaggagtacagggagatgcagcgtaaggtgaaggtagaggtagcaaaggccaaacaagaagcttatgatgacttgtatgctaggttggacagtaaggagggagagactgatctatacaggttggcaagacagagagacagaggtgggaaggacatgcagcaggttagggtgattaaggatagggatggaagtctattgacaggtgctagTGTGATgggagatggaaagagtactttgaagagttgatgacttgtcctcttcatcttcctcaccaccagagtcgtcctaaacaccaccatcctatgctgtttggctacactctcacctaccactactttacagtcactgatctccttcaggttacaccgtctacacaagatgtagtcaaCCTGTGTGCTCCTTCCACCACTCTTACAGGTCGCCCtatgttccttcctcttctgaatgaaagtattcactacagctatttccatccttttcgcaaagtcaaccaccatctgtccttcttcattcatctcctggataccaaacctgcccatcacctcctcatcacccgTTACctacaccaacatgtccattgaagtctgcaccaatgacaactctctcacttctaagtATGCTCATAAaagctttttaatttgtcaggttattataCATAACGTAACACATAACTATCGATCAATGATCAAACTActcaagagaataaagaaacataacatcaaacataagttaggacattaactttgttaaaaACGTTCCAAGTTAGAAATggacttaattactgcattgtggaaaatgttgtttttggtcaaagcacacttttgacctatttttttagacactctgaccttgtatgctcttgcgggccacataaaatgatgtggagggccacatttggcccctgggctttgagagtttgacacatgtactCTAAACCCTAAATCAGACACCACAGCTGGACTGTCTTCACAGCCGACATCGGATCCAGCTGAGGAAAAGTTTTCATGACCAGAGTTCTAAGGAGCCCCTTTCACACCTTCAGCTGAGGTCAACAATCCACAACACGGATGTTGTCTTGTTCAAGTGTAGAGAAGCATCTCTCCAGACTTCACCTCCAGTCTGTGCCATAAAATAGACGTGTTCCTGAACACATCCAGCCGTGGAAGAATGGGAATCAGAAATCCCTCAGCTGTGGCTCTGATGTGTCCCCACCAGTATGGAAATCCactgactggtgtgtgtgtgtgtggaatcgGCCAAAAAGGGTCCAAAAGCTCTGCTACGTTCAAAAACGCTGACAGGAATCCCCAAGTCTTTCTGACCCTCCACGCTGACCTCACAAGAGCTGCCAGGGGGTACTGAGTAGCCCCGACACCGTCACCCACTCAGCCACATCAACCCACCAGTGTGTTCTGGTGTATCCGGTTACCGTGGGAGCGTCCTGATGGTCCACACCGAGGCCTCCAGCCTGGAGGTCCCTTCACGGCCCTCctgatgaggtgtgtgtggaggggtgtgtgtgtggaggtcatTCTAAAGCCTGGACTGTAAGTTGAACTGCGGTtatgttaaaaaatgaaaagcacGACTTTAgttctcctccccctcctcttcctcctcctcctcctccctcttcctccttctcctcctccctcttcctcacaAACTCCCAGCTAACCCACCTCAGACCAGCATTAAACTGGTTCCCGGTGCCCTTCAGCCTCTCAGGCCGCCTGTGTGGGTTGCGGGGCCGGCCGTGTGCGGGAGCCGCGCCGCACCAGTGGTGGCTGCGGGGGGCTGGAACACGAAGCCCGGAGCGGATGCACTCCAGCAGGCCCGAAGCGGACTCCCCTCCCCGGGACGCCTACGTCCCTCCTCCCGCTCACTCCCGGCCGCCGCAGGTCATCGTCTGCGGGAACCGGCGCTCGGAGCGTTCGGGGCCTGCGCCGCGTTCGGTCCCGCCCGAGTCGAGCCGGTGTCGGTGGACGTTCCCTCCGTCCCCAGCCCGGGTCTCCTGCCCAGCCTGGCCCGCTACCTGCCGCCGGAGCGCTTACCTCCTCATCTTGCGGGTCCCCGGGGAGCCCCGGCGGGCAGGAGGAGTCCAGACCGGCTCCCAGCTCCTCCAGGCCTCTGTCCGCGGCTGACTCCCGGTCTGCGGCGTCTCCGTTAAAGACGGGCGGTGGAGACTCGGCGCTGCTCAACGCCGCCATTTTAAactgcgagagagagagagtggaaaaTAATAGAGGGAGGCGCAGAGGGCGAGTCctgccagcagggggagacagagaggccTAGTGAGACTCctgccagcagggggagacagagaggccTAGTGAGACTCctgccagcagggggagacagagaggccTAGTGAGACTCctgccagcagggggagacagagaggccTAGTGAGACTCctgccagcagggggagacagagaggccTAGTGAGACTCctgccagcagggggagacagagaggccTAGTGAGACTCctgccagcagggggagacagagaggccTAGTGAGACTCctgccagcagggggagacagagaggccTAGTGAGACTCctgccagcagggggagacagagaggccTAGTGAGACTCctgccagcagggggagacagagagcCAGAAAGTGATTCCCTTCCAGCAAGGGGGTGATgaagagaagagggagagataAAAGTTAACGGGATGATAGAGACGGGAGACATGGAGGTGAGGTGCTGGTGTTGATAAAAACATTCAGGCTGTGGTACTAAGATGGAGATCAGTTGTACTGTAGTACCAGAAGTACTGTATTAGTAGTGCTGTAGTACCAGTAGTACTGTAGTAAAAGACAGGAGacggagctggaggtagcagagatgaagatgctgaggttctctctgggagtgaccaggatggataggatcaggaatgagtacatcagagggacagcacatgttagaggttctggagataaagtcagagagaccagactgagatggtttggacatgtccagaggagagatagtgaatatattggtagaaggatgctgagttttgaactgccaggcaggaggcctagaggaagaccaaagaggaggtttatggatgtagtgaaagaggacatgaaggtagttggtgtgagagaagaggaagcagaagacagggttagatggaggcaattgattcgatgtggcgacccctgaagggaaaagccgaaagaaaaagaagaagtatcagtagtacagtagtatcAGCAGTACTTTAGTATTAGTAGTGCAGTAATCCATCGTTACTCATGGTTATGGTTATGATCTCGTGCGAGTTTCTCATGCGAGTTTCTTGTCATGAGACTCAcctgattctgccttattaaaatcgaccaaacgctcacacgtctgctcattttacacgctgcagtgagagcgaaTAGTTGGTTAGACCCTCCAGTGCAAGTACAAGCTGTCGCTTATCCTtagagagtcctgttgggtttctctgtgttaaagcgctttgaaatgtctgctgatgtgattaagcaccatacaaaaaatgttgattgattgatgtggcagtgggtagcactgtcgatgcacagcaaggcggttccgggttcgcgtcccactctgtgcggagtttgcatgttctccccgtgtctgtgtgggttctctctgggttctccggcttcctcccatcttcaggttaattggccggctacaaaattgactgtaggtatgagtgtgcgCATGCGTGGTTCTCTGTGTCTCTtagtggctccacggtgcactagCATCACGCCCagagattgattgattgattgattatcaccatgcctccaaaaaagtTGGCATCTTTGTCAGCAGTACTGAAGTGActatgagtgctttcttgcataaaaaacaatcaagagttaatgaagaaaaatagaCGGATGTATttggagaaggttctgtcagattttgatgcagtgtccacaggagaatatatgaattaaaagcaaagaaaactattgagtgaaaagcaaaagtaaaaaaaaactgtattactgtacatcgttctttatttctaaaactgtttttgacATGACGAcgaggctttaacattttgataaaactaatataattgaacttttttattctttttacttaaacagtcaTGGTGTCGTTAATTAAATTCTTAAAATTAACAGTCTGTTTAGTTTGTATATTGTACTAATgccaaaactcaatccttgcatacacGGTTTCTACCGTATATAATGttgttacttttgggatgcataaacatcatgttagcgcatcccagggatgcagtactttcttgaggtaaaatgaactctctAGTAGTACTCTAGTATTAGTAGTACTATAGTATTAGTTGTGCAGTAGTATTAGTACTGTCTCATTAGTAGTATTGCAGTATTGGTGGTACTGTAATATTAGTTATCCTGCAGTATTAGCAGTACTGTTGTATAAGTAAAACGGTAGCATTAGTAGTGCTGCAGTATCCAACTGTGGTATTAGTAGTACTGTGGTATCAGCAGTACTGTGGCATTAGTACTGTaccattagatagatagatagatagatagatagatagatagatagatagatagatagatagatagatagatagatagatagatagatagatagatagatagatagatagattaaaagtacatatactaaaaaaataaaaatataaacagtataaaatgaaaatataaacagtgtaaaattaaattaaagccaTTTAACCGTGTGTTGACCTCactgactctctcaggaggagcgggggggaggtgtcattgtaccccctgatggcacggggcacgaagtaacacctcagcctctctgtggaggtgctgtgtgacagcagtctgtcgctgaaggtgctcctctgctgggagaaggtggtgtgcaggggggagggggggctggtgttgttcatgatggccctgaatttagacatggtcctgctccccagaactgctccacagagtccaggctcagcccgaccactgagcccgctctgcagatgagtctgttaagatggtccatacctcttttcctggcccccccaccccaacacacaatggcgtatgacagcacactggagactacggactgatagagcatgagaaggagcttaggacagatgttgaaggaggccagcctcctcaggaagtacatcctgctctgccccttcttgtacacacagtccaagttgagtgaccagtccagtctgctgtctagctgcagtcccaggtacttatagtttcctaccacctccacctgacTGCcttcgatgatcactggttgtggagagggagctgctcgctggaaatccagcaccatctccttggtcttgggagacgttgagctggagctggttctgttggcaccactccaaagaagtcagccaccaatgccctgtactccccctcatcaccctcccggatacatgccacaatcgcagtgtcatcggagtacttctgtatgtggcatgtatccgagttgtgcttgaagtctgatgtgtagagggtgaagagaatgggggagagcacggtcccctgtggtgcccccgtgctgctggtcaccatagaagaaaaacagtcccccatacggacttactggggtctgtctgttaggtagtccgtgatccagctcacgaggtaggggtccacagccatggaggtcagtttgtcctgtaggagccaAGGCCGGagggtgttgaaggcgctcgaaaagtcaaagaagagcaccctgacggcacagcccccggtgtccaggttggagagcacacggtggaggaggtacaagacagcgtcgtcaactccaaccttggcctgataggtgaactggagagggtccattgcactcTGCActtgtggacgcatgagctccaggaccagtcactCTAGGGTCTCCAGGACCAGTCACTCTAGGGTCATTACGttggaggtaagagcgaccggtcagtggtcgttgagctcagtagggcatcttttcttgggtactgggacgatgcaggaggtcttccacagtgacgggaccctccccagctgcagactgaggttgaacaatcgttgcagggggtcccccagttccaAAGCACAGGCtcagaggagtcttggggagatcttatctggtccagccgccttatagggacggagcctctgcagcgttgtcgtcaccaggtctgcagtgatgacgctCTCGGTCATGTCGGTAGCACCCTTTctcgtgtccggtgatggttctcatcccattccagacctcccgtaCCTGGTTGAGTCCCAGCTTCTTCTCTAAAGTATTAGCACTACTTTAGTATCAGTAGTACTGTGGAATTAGTAGTCCTGTAGTGTTAGTAGTACTGTGGTGTTAGTAGTCCTGTAGTATCAGTGATACCCCAGTATACAAAGTGTTGTAGTATTTGTAGTATTGTAGCATTGGTAGTACTGTAGCATTAGTAATGCAGCATTAGTAGCACTGTAGCATTAGTAATGCAGCATTAGTAGTACTGTAGCACTAGTAATGCAGCATTAGTAGTACTGTAGCATTAGTAATGCAGCATTAGTAGCACTGTAGCATTAGTAATGCAGCATTAGTAGTACTGTAGCATTAGTAATACAGCattagtagtactgtagtattagTAATGCAGCATTAGTAGCACTGTATCATTGGTATTACTTTAGGATTAGTAGTCCTGCAGTATTTGTAGCACTGTTGTATAAGTAGCAATGCAGTAACAGTGGTGCTGCAGTATCAATAGTACTGCAGTATCAGTAGTACTTTAGTATCAGTAGTACTGCAGTATTAGTAGTACTATAGTATCAGTAATACtgcagtacagtaatccctcgctcaTTTGCACTTCAGGATggacggcttcactacatcacagactTTTAGTTGGTAGTCACGCGCATGCTGTTGAATGacagcatttgtgtgtgcacTGCACACGGATGCAAGTGTAAACAGTCTGTATGATCGTgagaaaaggtgatacagatataaggttgtttaatatcagtatggggaggattcataaaagtttaaacttccaaaaataatgaataaagagTTTGTCGCTATtttgcggaattttgtttttcactgttggtCCTGGAACACgttaaccgtgagtaacaagggatcactgtattaaTAGTAATGTAGTAtcagtaatactgtagtaagACTTAGTAGTTCCCAGTATCAATATAGTATCAGTATACTGTAGTATAAGTAGTCGTGCAGTAttagtagtatcagtagtactGCAGAATTAGTGGTACTGCAGAATTAGTAGTATTCAGTATTAGTAGGACTGTAGTGTCGCTGGTACTGTAGTATTAACAGTCCTGTAGTATCAGTAGTATTTTAGTATAAGTAGGACTGCAAAATCAGTCGCACTGTAGCATCAGTAGTACTGCAGCATCAGTAGTACTGCGGCATTAGTAGTACTGTAGCAAAGTGGTGCTGTTttttgaaccctgctcctaaacttctagccttgctacctttccaccttctctcctgaacacacagtatgtctaccttcctcctctgcatcatgtcaaccaactctaccttttcctactctcagtcctatactcttggtgctcctcttctctctcttcctatgaacactttcctcctctccttcttcgaccaacagtagtccaatttcaaccggcaccctgtaggtcaacagcaccgtagtggtcgttgttaacccgggcttcgaccgatccggtatggaagtcataggtttgattcgcatgtttgatttggcaaagttttatgccagatgccgttcctgatgcaaccctctgtatttatccgggcttgggactggcacaataagacactggcttgtgccctcatGCAGCTACATtaaacgagggatcactgtactaTATTATTAGTGGTACTGTATTAGTAGTGCTGTATTATTAGTGTTcttgtagtactgtagtactagTAGaactgtgatttttatttttattgtttattgttgcATGAACTCTGACCTTAGCTGAGGAGACAGAGGTCTGAAGTTTCCTGGATGCTTCTGTGGATCTTGCCTGACTGTGAATGAGCCGTTGCTGCTCCTGGCAGTCTAGGAACACGTCTACGAGGGTTCACCCATGTTCAGATTCTCCATGTTGAGATGATGCATCTCACTGAGGACCTGTGGAGGAGCAGCTTCACTCCACTGAACACCAGGACACACCGAGATCCTTGACACAGATGTTTCTGTGCCGTCCCAGCTTGAATCTTGTTAGTCTATGTTGGGCTGCACCTTGTGGAGTTCTGGGTTGTTTTCTTAACCAGCCTTTTCCAGCAAGTGGTAAAAAGTATTTCATCTATCAACTAATGACACGTCGCTTGGAGATGCCTCCTTGTCTTCCTCATCACTCTGTCTCTTGTTGCCTGAGGCTGTTGATCCCAGAAGGCCATCTTCTCATGTATTCATCCAGGATCATGGATTTGTCAATCCTCTCAACACAGCATCAAGGGCGCTGGAGTTCATTGcattgtatgtatgtttgtttcgTATCAGGGGCAGCTATCACCTCTaatatgtagaaaaaaaaacagttttcagacAGGTCGTATCCTTTTGTCACCATTTTCTTTATCAGGCAGTAGTCTGAATGTGTCGCTGCTCTTGATGTAGATTGTCCTGTTTGGATATGGATCTGCTACAATTTTAGAGTTCCCATTTTAAGATGAATAATGCCCATTTAACCTAAAGTAGTAAATGTGAATTAATATAATATTCACTCATCTTCAgccatttgttttgttgtcgAACTTGTCTCACTTACACACTTCGCAGGTCATGGGTTCTGTTGGAGCCTATGACTGGTCTACAGGTGAGAGGAGGGGTCTATTCTAAATCTAGCCTTGTCTGCTGTCAGTAGAAACCATGTATCTGTCTCATACAGTATTTGATTCATAATGGTTCATATTTGTACTTGACTGGCTTGAACATATAACCACAACTCTGTTTTCTCCCATCATGCTTTGTGATCTGAATAGAAGCCTCAGATTTAGCCAACAGCACGCTAATTAGCAAACCATAGCTAAATCCCACCCCCAACCCCTTTTGGGGGGAGGGATTTTGGCCGCTCATCTGAAATACATTGAGATGTGATCTATTCTTCGAACTctggttgtttatttgtttggttgGGTAGTTGGTCGTTTCTGCCTTCTGACCTTCTAACCCCGCTACCATGGCGTATTTAGTGAAGGCTTTGCTTATACACAGTGAACATACAGCACTTTCATATCAAGCTGATATTTATCTAACGTGGTTCAGCACCACATCAACATGAGGTGATAActcaaatgaacatttttttttaaggtactcttattgacatacaaaagcattaaagGGCCTGCTCCAActtatctgtctgatcttgttaaaccttacacaccgattagggctctccgctcttagaatacaggtctcttgtgtgttcctagagttaaaaaaaagtcagctggccagagggccttctcctatcgtgcccctttcttgtggaataacctccctataggtattagacgTCTGCTCTGCGGTTCAGGATGTTAAGATTAtactccccacccccccttaaaaatgtcaaagacaaatatattgtgtttgtttaataGACACATCCTTTGTGAAACAAGatgcttgtaaaaaaaaaaaaaacaagtatctGTTACACATTTAGTTCGTTGGGTGTTGACtccggaacacacacacacacacacacacacacacacacacacacacacacacacacacacagctccctttattttttcttgctgGCTCTCTTCCCCTCTCCTTTCTTGGGTTTTCCTTTCCCTCTCAGCTTCTTCAGACGACAGATCTCCTCCCTGAAGTCTTCGTGTTCATCTctgcagaggaagaccaaatggaaaataagtatCATCCCATCGATACTTACTGCAGTGTGACATTAAAAGCCTTCCAGTAGTGAAACATGGCCTGTGATTATCACCCTGATTAGAATCCTCTATGTAGTGCTCCCCAACCCCAGGGTCATGGGTCAGTTGGTACCGGGTCAGACAGAAAGACTCCAGAACttccatcatttctgttttctttctggtctgattctgaacaatgttttattttaaatgagtggattctctcctccacatctgtctacgAGTCACTCTTGACtcttgtcaagatgcttgcctttgccacatgaccaccttcttcggccgctaacacagaatacgttaccgctaaactgaaattCCAAAACTAGCAGAACCAATAACAAACAAACGTTAGTGTGACGTtaacgaggacgctgctaataaagttaatacaaactggattcacttttattattagattaaaaaaaagtttaatgctggtatcattttattttgttgtatttatccaccacacttTAACGGCGGTCTATGAACTGGACTGTGATGTGACTCAATGGCAGGATGAGAACAAAGCAGATAAAAGTTACCTGAACAGTCCCAGGAACCTCAGCTTCTTGGTCATGGCGGAGTAGACGTTGTGCTGGGGGTACCAGTCATACACCTCCTTCCTCCTGGCCAGGGGGGGCTCCTGGAACATCCTGACCACCTTCATGGATCTGGCATCTGTCGGACGCACGAGTTCACCGAAAATCTGAGCACTCAATCTGGCCATGCGTGCAGCGTAGACCGACGGGCCGGCCATCGCCGCTGGACAGAGGAGAGACaacgggacaggaagtgagacggCTGGAGCAGCAGGACATCAGGTAGACTGGTCCTACATCAGGtaacaggacaggaagtgagaccgCTGGAGAGGTAGGACATCAGGTAGACTGGTCCTACATCAGGtaacaggacaggaagtgagacggCTGGAGAGGTAGGACATCAGGTAGACTGGTCCTACATCAGGtaacaggacaggaagtgagaccgCTGGAGAGGTAGGACATCAGGTAGACTAGTCCTACATCAGGtaacaggacaggaagtgagaccgCTGGAGCGGTAGGACATCAGGTAGACTAGTCCTACATCAGGtaacaggacaggaagtgagaccgCTGGAGCGGTAGGACATCAGGTAGACTAGTCCTACATCAGGtaacaggacaggaagtgagaccgCTGGAGCGGTAGGACATCAGGTAGACTAGTCCTACATCAGGtaacaggacaggaagtgagaccgCTGGAGCGGTAGGACATCAGGTAGACTAGTCCTACATCAGGACAGAAGATATAGAGACACCAACAAGAACCAGACATGGCCCCCCTCCGTCCAACCAGACATGGTCCACCACCCGGCTCAACCCCCCAACACAAAGGAGCATCAAAGCAAAGAGACACCAGTGGAGACACTGAACAACCATCCGCGCTGCCGCCCAGAGGGGGGCGGTTCCTGTCTTCAGACACGCCCCTCTTGTCCACTGAGGACATGGAAACACCGGAACCCTCCACGCGTGGggttccgggggggggggtgtgtgtcaACATGCTAACCTATGCTAGCTTGTGTTAGCTTGTTCCCGTGAAGCCCGATGGACTGTCCTTGTCGTCACGTGACACGCGAGCAGAACTCGCCCGGATCGTCTCAACGTGGCGGTGGAGCTCAGCACAAAGCAACGACTCGTGACGACAATGACGCTTGTCCGCGTGTCTCCATCGTCACGAGCGACTACAGATAAAACACGCAACAAGCTGATGACGTCATACCTGCAGCGTTTGAGGAAGGACCCGTCAGAGAAGCGACTTCACTCCGGTGGAGCGGCTCGACTGAGGTCAACCTTCACACGATGGCCGCCATTACTGCAGCCAGTGCGCAAGTCACGACATCTGAGCGCTGATTggttctcttcttcttcttcttcttcttcctcagggACCGGAAGCGTGCTTTggctgagctgctggccctgccagcagg encodes:
- the mrps33 gene encoding small ribosomal subunit protein mS33, yielding MAGPSVYAARMARLSAQIFGELVRPTDARSMKVVRMFQEPPLARRKEVYDWYPQHNVYSAMTKKLRFLGLFRDEHEDFREEICRLKKLRGKGKPKKGEGKRASKKK